One Trichoplusia ni isolate ovarian cell line Hi5 unplaced genomic scaffold, tn1 tig00004146, whole genome shotgun sequence genomic region harbors:
- the LOC113508230 gene encoding uncharacterized protein K02A2.6-like: WFGTIHGGRVSIHVREGARPVFMRARPLAYALREPVERALEQLVRDDILTPVSHSDWAAPIVPVVKKDGTIRICADFKLSLNKVLEVDRYPLPKVEDLLSRLHGGERFSKVDLSQAYAQFELG; this comes from the coding sequence ATGGTTTGGGACGATTCACGGGGGTCGAGTCAGCATCCACGTTCGAGAGGGGGCGCGGCCGGTGTTTATGCGCGCACGGCCGCTGGCGTACGCACTACGCGAGCCGGTTGAGCGCGCGCTGGAGCAGCTGGTGCGCGACGACATCCTCACTCCCGTCAGCCACTCAGACTGGGCTGCACCAATCGTTCCGGTTGTGAAGAAAGATGGGACGATTAGAATCTGTGCTGATTTTAAACTAAGCTTAAACAAAGTTTTGGAGGTCGACCGTTATCCGTTACCTAAGGTAGAAGATCTTTTGTCTCGGTTGCACGGAGGCGAAAGGTTTAGTAAAGTCGATTTGTCACAGGCGTACGCCCAATTTGAGCTGGGATGA